AGAGAAATGGAAAGGATAGATAGTAACTAAAAGACAAACTGTCAATTATTGTAAGAATGAATACATTTTCAATATCAATTAATTCTAAAAATTTAAAACCAAAATAAGGACTTAAAATAAGTAGGCTTCTTATAAGAGATTTTCCAATAGACAAAGTGTTTTGAGCCTCATCGATGACATGAAGTCCCATATTCTGTTTACCATATGTACTTCCTTTGGTTACAGAACTATTGCCAATGGTAAAGTATCCAATAATAAGTATCGCACTTATTACTAACGAAGTAACAGCCCCTGTTTGTGATGTGAATAAAAGAATTCCACCGATGATATAACTACATATGGTTAAGATTAATAAGTCGATGGCAAATGCTAATACTCTTTTTTGTGTAAAAGAAGTAGTAGTTTCAGAATTAATCTTGTTCTGTTGTCTTTCTTTTAATTCTAATAGAAGTTGTTCTTCTTCAGCTATTGCCTCACCTCTTTCTTTTAGAATTTTAATGGCAGCAAAAATAGCTTCTTCTTGATACCTTGATTTATGGCGAATAATGGAATGAAGTTCGTCGTTAGGTTTGTCTTTAAACCTACTATAAAAAATACTCATAACGTTACGATCAATGTTTGCTTTATTATTCTAAATATCCCTATCGTCTACATAGTCACTTATAAGATTCGATGATAAAAATATAAACTGACTTTAAAAAATAACATCGCAAAAACATGCAAATCACGTAATGAGAAATAACGTTTTGTCACATATTGAGCTATTCCATTAAATGGTTTTTCTTAGCATAATCGATAATGGTATCCATATCTCCTTTTACTAGCGAAGTAATATTTTGATCGATATGTTTTACAGGCCAATCCCACCAATTCAATTGTTCTAAAATGGCAATTTTTTCCTCTGAAAATCGCTGTTTGATCACTTTTGCTGGATTGCCAACAGCAATACTGTATGGAGGAATATCTTTAGCGACTACTGCATGGCTACCAACGATTGCCCCATTACCGATCTTAACACCAGGAAGAACAGTCACAGATTTTCCTAACCAAACATCATTACCAATTACGATATCATCGTACTTCTTAAAAGGATAATCTGTTATTGGAAGTTCGTCAGACCATTTTCCTCCAAATATCGCAAATGGGAAAGTTGTAATGCCTTCAGTGGCATGGTTGGCATCTGCCATTATTATTTTTACGCCATCAGCAAAAGCACAAAATTTACCAATATGTAATGAGGTACCTGAGAAGCCGAAATTATACAAAACATTTTCTTCTAAGAACTTTGTTGGATCCTTAAAGTCACTGTAATAGGAGTATTCTCCCACATGTATATTTTCTACTTCGCTCTTCTCTATTAGTGGTTTCAAGAAGATCGTATTCTTGAAATTTTCGACAGGGTATAAGTTATTAGGATTGATTTCTTTCATGACCTTAAAGGTAATAGATCAAGAGTAGGTTGAATAAAAATGGAGGCATTAATCTTTAAAGTTTTGTCATTTTTCTTCAGATAAAAAAGTGTAATCAATTCTGAAATGAAGAATGTGGATAATACAGCGACTTTATTAAAACCTCTATGATTTTAACTTGTGACGATTCTTCAATGTAAGAAAAAATATACTAAAGAATAGCAACTGCAGTGACCGTAACTTCGATTAATACATCCCCTTCTAAGTCTACACCTAAACAAGCTCTTTGTGGCCAGTGATCGGGGTTATCACCAATCCAATCTTGCCAAATAGAATCCATCGTTGGTTTATCATTTATATTAGCAAGGTACACTTGAGCGGATACGATTTGATGCTTATTTGAATTTAACTCGAGTAGATTTTGCTCTATGGTTGCTAGGGTTTGTTTGGTCTGATCTTCTATTGAAAGAGAAACATCTTTAGCTGTGGCTACAGTCCAAACTAAATCTTTATAAGCTGATGATTTATTCCTTCCAGTATATATTCCTCTTTTTTTTGTAATCATGGTGTAGAAAGTTTATTGAATTTAATTATGAAGTTATATGTCATACAAATATAAAATCAATTTCCACTAATTGTATTGTACTCTTAATTATTTATTACGAAAAAAGGGTAATGCTATTTACTTGTATAGCATTACCCTAGACTATTTCTAATAAGTATTGAAGACTATTGTTTTAAGAACTTCTGAGAGTATGACTCATTTTCTGTATAAATCTTCACAATATAAATCCCATTTTTGAGTGAACTAATATCGATATACCCGTTGGGCATTTGTTTTGCAAAACAAAGCTTTCCATCGAGGCTTAGTACTTCAATTAATTCTATATTATTGATATTGAAATTTAAAGTAGAATGTGCGGGATTTGGAAATAAAAGAGGAGCAGAAGATAAATCATTACTACTAGTAATACTACCATTTTCTGAAGAATAACTAATGGTTGTAGAATTATACCCAGACCATCCATCTGTTACAGTAATAGTTATATCATTAGTACCAGCAACCAATGAAGTGATGTTAAGGTTACCGTTTTCCTCCGTGACTTGTATTTTTGTTTCATCATAATCTAAGAAGAAGGTCATTTTATCCCCTTCAGGGTCACTAAAAATTGATTTTAGATTAATTTCTGCGACATTATTAGTAACTACAATTCGGCCATTACTCACCAATGAATCTTCTTCAATTACTTCAGGAGCTTGATTTGTCCATCTAAGAATTGTACCACCTCTATTTGGTCCGCCTTGCAGAGTAGCAAAAAATACTTCGTCATTTAAGTAAGCTGGACTTGATACAACATCATAACCAAAATCGGAATTACTCAATAAATCATCAAAAATTCTTACTTCTCCATTTACAGGATTGAGACCAAAAATATTAAAAGAACTCATGCCATAGATAAGGCTATCTGTTAATAGTAATCTTGTAAATGCTCGATCTGTAAGACTTCCTAGAGCTTCATAAGAACTTCCATCCAAGTTACTTTTAAAAAAACGGCCACCAGAAGCCGCATTACTTCCAGAATAGCCAAATAACCCTATTAATTTTCCGTCGTGTATTAATAATGATGAAGGTTGTGTACCTGTACTATCACTTCCTTGAATGATGTTTTCATATCCTGAGCCATCAATATTCACACGGATAAAACATCCACTAGAATTAGTTGAACCATCATTACTAACATATGGGATACCACCACCATTAAAACAAGCGATATATATACTATCTTCATAAAACACAAAATCTACAGGGTTTTGGCCTGTTTCGGAACTAGTGTTATTATATATTTTTTTGAAATTTGATCCATCCTTATTAATAGTGAAAATACTTCCTTCATCAACAGGAGATATCTGGGAACATAACCAAAACACACTATCGGTTACGTATTTAATTTGTATCTCTTGAGCATCATCGATATCAAAGTCTTTAATCACTTTTAAGTTGTGGTCAATTAGGGAGTATTGAAACAATACTCCACCACCATTTTCACTAAATCTAGTTGTTCCGTAGATGATAGAATCGTTTGCAATTAAGCTATTTGGCATTCTAGTTACTTCATCGAATTTCCATATTTCTTCAAACCCTTGTCCATTTCTGTCGATTCGGAAGAACATACCATTGTAATCGGGTGTTCCTGAAATAATATATAGAGAATCGTTCAAACCTACCATGGCTTTAACGTTATATTCGAAATCTTCCCCTTCAAAATCATATATAAGTGATAGGTGTTTTTCTTGGTCTGATTGGCCGAAGGTTAACGGTATTATTCCAAGAATCATAGTGAGTGTAAGAAGTAATTTGTTCATTATTTGCTTTAAATAGGACTAACTTAAAGTATTAATTCTCAGATAAAAAATTAAGTGCTAGTCTAGTGTTTAATTGATTTTCGGATGTAATATAAGAAACAATAATGGAAGGGTTAAAATAGATATCTATCTAAAACCCCTTTTGATGGGTTTTACTTGAATTTATACATTTGGTTTTAACGTATTTCTAATAAACATTGTGTACAATAAAAACGTAAATCCAGAAAAGAACTAACCCTTCTGGATTTATAGTATTGAAGGATTTACCTCCTACAATTTCTCATTAAACCATTTTGTACCATTTTCAATGGCCAAGCTGACTTCTTCATCTTGGTCGTAAAAATTGAACTGTTGCATTGGAGAATCTAATGCTGTTTCTAACCAAATTAACTCTTTGTCTGATGTACCAATCTCTTCGAAAAAGTTTTTTGTGTATTGAGGTAAAACACAACCGTTCGAGTGGATCATTAATGTTGGTGCTTGAAGTTGCTTTGCATAAGGCATAGGATTTAGTGTCAACCAATTTTCCCAACTCATTACTGCAAATTTATCATTACTCCATTCTTTTACGCCACCTCTTGCTGGGTTAAGGTAATAGTCATATTCACCATACATAGCCGCCGAAGTATTGGTGGTTGAAATGGTTTCAATATACTCTACTACACCATTTTTAGCGAAGTTGTCTTTTGCTTTTCTTGCAGCTTCTAATTTGCTATTTACCCCTTCTTCACCACCATAGAATAATTTCACAGCTTCATCATCATGTAACCAAGAAGCAGCAGTAACAACGGCTTTAATACGATTATCTTCTGAGGCAGCCATTAATGTATACATAGAACCTGCACATACTGCAAATGCTCCAATTTTATTGCTATCCACCTCAGGTAGGGATTGTAAATAAGTGACTGCGTTTTTGATATCTTCTACTTTCATCGTAGGGTTTTCCCAAAAGCGTGGCTCTCCTTCACTACCACCGTAGTTTCTAAAATCAAATGCTAAAGTGATAAAGCCTTGTTCAGCAAATTTTTCAGCATATAACCCCGCCATTTGCTCTTTGACAGTGGTCCAACTTCCTACTGAAATAATTGCTGGATAAGTTTCTCCCTCTTTATAGTTTGCTGGATAAAATAAATTACCTACTAAGTTTAAACCTTCGCTTTTGAAATTAATATTTTTCATGTCTTTATAGTTTTGTTTTGATATGGAGTTAAAAATTGAGATGAATTCTATTTTATTTGATCTAGTAAGCCAAAGCCTTTGGCTGCAACAATAGGGTTAAAAATTTCTACATATTCCGTGATTTTTCCTTCCTCATTAAATTTGAAAGTGGCGTAATAGTTATTCTTATACCAACCCCCATCGTTTTTCAATTTGATCTTACCTTCAAACTTTACAAAAGTCATATTAGCTTCATTCATGGAGTATATTTCTTCAACAGGAAATTCCATTTTCTCAAAATTTTGAAAAACGGGCTCCCAATAGGTTCTAACACCTTCCTGACCCTTTGTGCCTTCTGGAAATAACCCTGAAGAATAAGGGTTAATATGTACACCATCTTCTGCAAATGATTGTACTACTTTTTCCAAATCATAATCTTCTAAAGCTTTTAAAAAGGCTAATGTAATTTCTTTATTTCTTTCGGATGAATTGTTCATAATTGTAATCTAAGAGGGATTTATTTTAAACTTTCAATTGCTTTTGAAGGAAGAGAAGTATTACCATCTTGGTATTTAAAGTTGAATTGCATAAGTGTGATTTTCCAATCATTTTTCACTCTTTCTAACTCAAAATTGTAGCTACCAACCACTGTCCAAACATTTCCGGCTTCATCTTCTAAGAAGTGAGTGGCAGTACCATAACAGAATACATCTGCTTTAGTATTTCTGATGGTTGTGACAAAGTTTCCTATTTGGTGGTGAGTGGATGTAAATCCTGGAAGAATAGTTTTCCACCCATCGATGATTTGTTTCGGAGTTAATGTTGTTTTAGGGTTCCCGTTCATGCTAGAATAATCTAACTCTACCTGATCAGAAAAGATACTTTCAATAGTATTCCAGTCTTTGTTGTCGGTAGCGATAAATAATCGAGTGACGGTTTC
The Flammeovirga agarivorans genome window above contains:
- a CDS encoding RDD family protein, with amino-acid sequence MSIFYSRFKDKPNDELHSIIRHKSRYQEEAIFAAIKILKERGEAIAEEEQLLLELKERQQNKINSETTTSFTQKRVLAFAIDLLILTICSYIIGGILLFTSQTGAVTSLVISAILIIGYFTIGNSSVTKGSTYGKQNMGLHVIDEAQNTLSIGKSLIRSLLILSPYFGFKFLELIDIENVFILTIIDSLSFSYYLSFPFLFFYNKKDRVLYHDLIMKTRVTPSNVNSSNYFHQNNSLKYLGFIPVFFLTLFLSLNYLLEDQPVEIQKNNIDAFHNNEEVFSSLMTEINSIDEIEEVENVSFTTYNQTSTSFIITVKSTVKINDDETQKVAQIIEAKIKERNIKDLIPYDNIVIVSKYGFTLPLASYTIERQDVF
- a CDS encoding CatB-related O-acetyltransferase, producing MKEINPNNLYPVENFKNTIFLKPLIEKSEVENIHVGEYSYYSDFKDPTKFLEENVLYNFGFSGTSLHIGKFCAFADGVKIIMADANHATEGITTFPFAIFGGKWSDELPITDYPFKKYDDIVIGNDVWLGKSVTVLPGVKIGNGAIVGSHAVVAKDIPPYSIAVGNPAKVIKQRFSEEKIAILEQLNWWDWPVKHIDQNITSLVKGDMDTIIDYAKKNHLME
- a CDS encoding RidA family protein, with translation MITKKRGIYTGRNKSSAYKDLVWTVATAKDVSLSIEDQTKQTLATIEQNLLELNSNKHQIVSAQVYLANINDKPTMDSIWQDWIGDNPDHWPQRACLGVDLEGDVLIEVTVTAVAIL
- a CDS encoding T9SS type A sorting domain-containing protein, producing MNKLLLTLTMILGIIPLTFGQSDQEKHLSLIYDFEGEDFEYNVKAMVGLNDSLYIISGTPDYNGMFFRIDRNGQGFEEIWKFDEVTRMPNSLIANDSIIYGTTRFSENGGGVLFQYSLIDHNLKVIKDFDIDDAQEIQIKYVTDSVFWLCSQISPVDEGSIFTINKDGSNFKKIYNNTSSETGQNPVDFVFYEDSIYIACFNGGGIPYVSNDGSTNSSGCFIRVNIDGSGYENIIQGSDSTGTQPSSLLIHDGKLIGLFGYSGSNAASGGRFFKSNLDGSSYEALGSLTDRAFTRLLLTDSLIYGMSSFNIFGLNPVNGEVRIFDDLLSNSDFGYDVVSSPAYLNDEVFFATLQGGPNRGGTILRWTNQAPEVIEEDSLVSNGRIVVTNNVAEINLKSIFSDPEGDKMTFFLDYDETKIQVTEENGNLNITSLVAGTNDITITVTDGWSGYNSTTISYSSENGSITSSNDLSSAPLLFPNPAHSTLNFNINNIELIEVLSLDGKLCFAKQMPNGYIDISSLKNGIYIVKIYTENESYSQKFLKQ
- a CDS encoding alpha/beta hydrolase, with the translated sequence MKNINFKSEGLNLVGNLFYPANYKEGETYPAIISVGSWTTVKEQMAGLYAEKFAEQGFITLAFDFRNYGGSEGEPRFWENPTMKVEDIKNAVTYLQSLPEVDSNKIGAFAVCAGSMYTLMAASEDNRIKAVVTAASWLHDDEAVKLFYGGEEGVNSKLEAARKAKDNFAKNGVVEYIETISTTNTSAAMYGEYDYYLNPARGGVKEWSNDKFAVMSWENWLTLNPMPYAKQLQAPTLMIHSNGCVLPQYTKNFFEEIGTSDKELIWLETALDSPMQQFNFYDQDEEVSLAIENGTKWFNEKL
- a CDS encoding nuclear transport factor 2 family protein → MNNSSERNKEITLAFLKALEDYDLEKVVQSFAEDGVHINPYSSGLFPEGTKGQEGVRTYWEPVFQNFEKMEFPVEEIYSMNEANMTFVKFEGKIKLKNDGGWYKNNYYATFKFNEEGKITEYVEIFNPIVAAKGFGLLDQIK
- a CDS encoding nuclear transport factor 2 family protein produces the protein MEIINETVTRLFIATDNKDWNTIESIFSDQVELDYSSMNGNPKTTLTPKQIIDGWKTILPGFTSTHHQIGNFVTTIRNTKADVFCYGTATHFLEDEAGNVWTVVGSYNFELERVKNDWKITLMQFNFKYQDGNTSLPSKAIESLK